The genomic region CGTATGGGACGGGCTAATAAATCGAATACGTTTCTCTTTACTGTGCGTAGTTGCTGCGTTTCCTCAGCCGCCAACTCTCGTCAACCACATTACCCAATAAAACTTAGAGAATAAAGGAATAGCTAATGTAAAAGTGTTTTGCTTGGGAAACCAGCCGCATATTGATTGGCATATCAAATTCCAGCCCAAATTGAAAATGCTACGTAGGCTGCAAACATTATGAGGAAGAGGGCGCTTGACAAAAGTATTGCTCGAAGAACCCTCTCATTTAATATCCGTTTACCCTTATGGACGGAATAGCTTACCAAAGTGAACCATAAAAGGTCTGCGGATGCATGCCCGATCAAAAACAGTATGAAACCCAAAATCCCAGCTATTGAAAATGAGTTCATTATCAGAATTAATCCAGTCGTCAACCACCATAAAAAGAAGTATGGATTCGAGCAGCTAGCAATAAAACCGGATAAAATTAGGTTATATAAAAGAAAATCCGTCTTCTCTGATCTGGAAACGAGGGAGGAAACATCAATAATTTTAATATGTAGGGAATCTTTAAGCATTTTTAGGCCCATAAACCCTAGTATAGCGCTGCCAGCATAACCCACAATAATTTTAGCTTCATTGGAGCTTAGTATGGGACCTGCGCCGAGAAATATTGCGGAAATTATGATCCACTCTATTATGAAGTGTCCTAGGACAATTATAGGACCAACTATTCTACCGCCCTTTAAGGATTCTGAAACCACCAACGCGAAGACTGGACCGGGAACTAAAGCTCCGTATAGTGCTGTCATAAAGGATGCTGCTGCAATTCCCAGTACGTCGAGCACTTTAAAGGAACCTTCCTTCCAGTAGCTCAAGTTTAGTATACTGAGACTTTTGAGACCCCTCTAATCTTTAGGAACTCTGGTATAAGCTCTCCTGGAACCTTAGTCTCAGCTATTAAGATGAGCTTCGGTTCGGGTGTAAGCTCCGGATCATCAACTATCGCCTGCCTTATACTTATGTTCTTCTGGGCTA from Candidatus Bathyarchaeia archaeon harbors:
- a CDS encoding LysE family transporter — translated: MLDVLGIAAASFMTALYGALVPGPVFALVVSESLKGGRIVGPIIVLGHFIIEWIIISAIFLGAGPILSSNEAKIIVGYAGSAILGFMGLKMLKDSLHIKIIDVSSLVSRSEKTDFLLYNLILSGFIASCSNPYFFLWWLTTGLILIMNSFSIAGILGFILFLIGHASADLLWFTLVSYSVHKGKRILNERVLRAILLSSALFLIMFAAYVAFSIWAGI